In one window of Musa acuminata AAA Group cultivar baxijiao chromosome BXJ3-2, Cavendish_Baxijiao_AAA, whole genome shotgun sequence DNA:
- the LOC103968391 gene encoding glycosyltransferase family protein 64 C3: MWRKTFLLGLLLPSVSPLLFSSESYSDACDPRSLPDPLTLRPDRLTVLINGFSEARLPLLRSLAASYATHPLVAAVLILWGNPSTPAAALSSLATHGGAGGFAPISVHRQPSPSLNARFLPRANIRTRAVAVCDDDVEVEPRTLAFAFAVWRSRGGAALVGLFARSHDLDLEQRRWIYAMHPDRYSIVLTKFMILGTDYLRRYSCWGRLSEARRLVDGERNCEDILMNFVTAMESGAGPVLVGGRVRDWGDPRNNGGISNSSVDNGGSGVVGIERVGLSARGGHRKKRGDCITEFHRMLGEMPLRYSYGKVVDGVGEQGLCRKGGRLVLCDHQE, from the coding sequence ATGTGGCGGAAAACCTTTCTCCTCGGCCTCCTCTTACCTTCTGTTTCGCCGCTGTTATTCTCCTCCGAGTCTTACTCCGATGCCTGCGACCCTCGTTCCCTGCCGGATCCGCTCACCCTCCGGCCGGATCGGCTCACCGTCCTCATCAACGGGTTCTCCGAGGCCCGCCTCCCCCTTCTCCGTTCCCTTGCCGCCTCCTATGCCACGCATCCCCTGGTAGCCGCGGTGCTCATCCTCTGGGGCAACCCTTCCACCCCTGCCGCTGCGCTCTCTTCCCTCGCCACCCATGGCGGCGCCGGCGGCTTCGCCCCTATCTCTGTCCATCGCCAGCCTTCCCCCTCCCTCAACGCCCGCTTCCTCCCCCGCGCCAACATCCGCACCCGCGCCGTCGCCGTCTGCGACGACGACGTCGAGGTCGAACCGCGCACCCTGGCCTTCGCGTTCGCTGTATGGAGGTCCCGCGGTGGCGCCGCCCTGGTCGGCCTCTTCGCGCGCTCCCACGACCTGGATCTGGAGCAGCGGCGCTGGATCTACGCCATGCACCCGGATCGATACTCCATCGTGCTCACCAAGTTCATGATCCTGGGCACCGACTACCTCCGCCGCTACAGCTGCTGGGGTAGGCTAAGCGAGGCACGGCGCCTGGTGGACGGAGAGAGGAACTGCGAGGACATCCTCATGAACTTCGTGACCGCCATGGAGAGCGGCGCCGGCCCCGTGCTGGTGGGCGGGCGGGTGCGCGACTGGGGCGACCCAAGGAACAACGGCGGCATCAGCAACAGCAGCGTCGACAATGGTGGAAGCGGTGTGGTGGGGATCGAGCGGGTGGGGCTCAGCGCGAGGGGTGGGCACCGGAAGAAGAGAGGGGATTGCATCACGGAGTTCCACCGGATGCTCGGCGAAATGCCGCTGAGGTACAGCTACGGGAAGGTGGTGGATGGCGTGGGGGAGCAAGGGTTGTGTAGAAAGGGTGGGAGGCTGGTCCTGTGTGATCATCAAGAGTAG
- the LOC135631383 gene encoding uncharacterized protein LOC135631383: protein MAGIWQRKVKRKDFEEVYDEFAEFSLSSPPPKIRRLDSELTPIVEEVEPAFTPASNRHQSQGIVSADVSSMNEAMPAIPSNNEERAIVLYKPVEAPLILSSDRTNVSLQISSDLIHGLRNHIFKPGNQSFDEKTDVDSSCLAVVPWVPSEAAMSVDGSGGYKSQSKLPQEPMASAEAEAESMEVEEAREQAITYGESGEGFQQWWQHCMTPRLLPTISSPMMWSW, encoded by the exons ATGGCTGGGATTTGGCAGAGGAAAGTGAAGCGCAAGGATTTTGAGGAGGTGTACGACGAATTCGCGGAGTTCTCGCTGTCTTCTCCCCCACCAAAGATTAGGAGATTG GATTCCGAGCTGACGCCGATCGTGGAAGAGGTTGAGCCTGCATTTACTCCTGCATCTAATCGGCACCAGTCGCAAGGGATTGTCAGCGCTGATGTTAGCAGTATGAATGAGGCCATGCCTGCCATCCCTTCAAATAATGAGGAGAGAGCCATTGTGCTCTACAAGCCCGTGGAGGCGCCATTAATCTTGTCTTCTGATCGAACTAATGTTTCTCTTCAAATCAGTTCAGACTTGATTCATGGTCTCAGAA ATCATATTTTCAAGCCAGGGAATCAAAGTTTTGATGAGAAGACGGATGTTGATTCTAGCTGCTTAGCTGTTGTTCCATGGGTGCCATCTGAAGCAGCCATGAGTGTCGACGGGTCTGGAGGCTATAAATCACAAAGCAAGTTGCCACAGGAACCAATGGCCTCTGCAGAAGCCGAAGCTGAATCCATGGAAGTTGAAGAAGCCAGAGAGCAAGCAATCACATATGGAGAAAGTGGTGAAGGCTTCCAGCAGTGGTGGCAGCACTGCATGACTCCTCGGCTTCTGCCTACCATATCAAGCCCTATGATGTGGTCATGGTGA